The DNA sequence TCGGCAGCGTCTCAGCCCGCGTCCGCGACGAACTCTGGCACACCGTCACCGAAGTCGTGGGCAACGGCGCAGCCCTCCTCATCCACCCCGCCCCCACGGAACAGGGCTACGCCATCCGCACCGCGGGAACCCGCCGCCGGGTCCCTGTCGATTTCGACGGCCTTACCCTGATCCGTATGACCGCCGCATCGAAGGTAAAGGAAAATGTAAACCCTCTCTTAAAGTGCAGGTCAGAAAGCGTCCTCCCCGCCGACGCGGGGGTGTTCCGCTAAGAGGTCACGCGGAGCGGCGGGTAAGTTCTGGTCCGAGGGCGCTGGCTCGGTCGGGCGTGACGGGGGACAGGGGCTGGGTGTGGTGCGGCGGTGGTTGGTGGGTCTGCGGCGGAGTGACGTCAAGGGATCACTTGCCGTCGGCTCCGGTAGCATCGGCGACGTGTCTGGTGCTTCGTGCGCGGCTTGTGCCGCGGTGACGAGGACGCTCCGCTAGCGGCGGGGCGTTCGTCTCACTTCTGTTGAACGTTCTGCCGCTGCGTGGTTGAACCGGAGCGGCACGTTCGTGCTGCTCGGAACTTCTTCTGGGCAACGGAGCATTCGGTGTTTTCAGGCATTCTCTCTTCGCGCCGGGATGGCTCGTCCCCGGTGCGCGCGTGGCTGGTGCTGTGCTGCATGGCCATGCTGCAGTTCTTCATCGCGGTTGACGTGACCGTGGTCAACGTCGCCCTGCCCTCGATCGGCGCCGACTTCGGGGTCGACGGTCACGCACTGACCTGGGTCGTGGTCGGGTACACGATCACCGGCGGCGGGCTGCTGATGCTCGGCGGCCGGCTGGGCGACGTGCTCGGCAGGCGCCGCATCCTTCTGCTTGGCACCACGCTCTTCGGTGCCGCGTCCTTGCTGGCCGGGCTCGCGCCGTCCTTCGCCGTGCTGGTGACAGCCCGGCTGCTGCAGGGTGCCGGGGAAGCGATCGCGCTTCCGGCGGCGATGGCGGTGATCGTGCTCATGTTCCCCGAGGGGCCGCGCAGGTCGCGGGCGCTGAGCGTGTGGGCGGCCGTCGCGAGCTGTGGCCTCGTCCTCGGGTTCGTGGTCTCCGGAATCATCACCGAGCTGCTCGGCTGGCGGTGGATCTTCCTGGTGTCCGTGCCGTTCATCCTGGTCGTGCTCGCTGCTGCGGCCCTTCTCGTGCCGAGCGAACGGCCCGCCGGGCCCGCACCTTTGGACCTTCCCGGTTCGCTCCTGCTGGTCGCGGCTCCGCTGCTGTTCACCCTCGGCGTCATCGAGGCGGGAGAGGCGGACAGCACGCTGCCCTGGCTGCCGCCGGCGGCGCTGGTCGGCGCGGTGGCAGCCGGAGTTCTGTTCGTCAGGGTCGAGCGCCGTTCACGGAACCCGCTCGTGCCGCTGCGGTTCTTCCGCAACCGGCCGCGCGTCCTGGCCAACCTCGCCACCGCTCTGCTGAGCGCGGCACTGTCCACCTCGTTCCTGCTGTTCACCTACTACCTACAGGACCGGTCGGGCGCCGGCCCGCTCCAGTCCGGTCTGACGATGCTGCCCCTGGCGGTGTCCCTGATCGCGGCCTCGGTGCTGGTTCCCCGGCTGCTCGGACGGTGGGGTGCCCGGGCCTGTGTCCTGGCCGGCATCGGCTTCACCGCGCTGGCGATGGCAGCCATCGCCCTGGTCTCCTCCCTCGGTGCCACCAGTCCGACGATGATTCCGGCCATGGTGCTCATCGCGGCCGGGATGGGGTTCGGGATCGTCGGGCTGCAGTACGTCGCGGTGACCGGCGTGACCGAGGACGACGCCGGCATCGCCTCCGGCGTCCAGCGAGCCGCCGACCAGCTGGGCGGTTCCACCGGTGTCACGCTCTACGTCGGCACCGGGTTCGCTCCCATCCTGGACGGCACCGACCCGTTCCTCGTCAGTAGCTTTCTGGCCGTCGCCGGGCTCGCCGCGGCCGGGTACGTCGCCTGGCGGATCTCCCTGCCCGCCGCGGTGACGGAGGAAACGCTCGGGTGATCTTGGGCAGGGCT is a window from the Streptomyces capillispiralis genome containing:
- the cas2e gene encoding type I-E CRISPR-associated endoribonuclease Cas2e is translated as MPAMIVIATTAVPDHLRGALSRWTSEVVPGIFVGSVSARVRDELWHTVTEVVGNGAALLIHPAPTEQGYAIRTAGTRRRVPVDFDGLTLIRMTAASKVKENVNPLLKCRSESVLPADAGVFR
- a CDS encoding MFS transporter — its product is MAMLQFFIAVDVTVVNVALPSIGADFGVDGHALTWVVVGYTITGGGLLMLGGRLGDVLGRRRILLLGTTLFGAASLLAGLAPSFAVLVTARLLQGAGEAIALPAAMAVIVLMFPEGPRRSRALSVWAAVASCGLVLGFVVSGIITELLGWRWIFLVSVPFILVVLAAAALLVPSERPAGPAPLDLPGSLLLVAAPLLFTLGVIEAGEADSTLPWLPPAALVGAVAAGVLFVRVERRSRNPLVPLRFFRNRPRVLANLATALLSAALSTSFLLFTYYLQDRSGAGPLQSGLTMLPLAVSLIAASVLVPRLLGRWGARACVLAGIGFTALAMAAIALVSSLGATSPTMIPAMVLIAAGMGFGIVGLQYVAVTGVTEDDAGIASGVQRAADQLGGSTGVTLYVGTGFAPILDGTDPFLVSSFLAVAGLAAAGYVAWRISLPAAVTEETLG